The Oncorhynchus tshawytscha isolate Ot180627B linkage group LG20, Otsh_v2.0, whole genome shotgun sequence genome has a window encoding:
- the ywhah gene encoding 14-3-3 protein eta, which translates to MADREQLIQRARMAEQAERYDDMASAMKQVTELSEPLSNDDRNLLSVAYKNVVGARRSSWRVTSSIEQRAMADGNDKKLELVKAYRETIEKELETVCQDVLNLLDQFLIKSCGEDQLESKVFYLKMKGDYYRYLAEVATAEKKTSAVESSEGAYKEAYEISKSMAATHPIRLGLALNFSVFYYEIQNAPEEACKLAKEAFDEAIGHLDNLNEDSYKDSTLIMQLLRDNLTLWTSDQQDSEGGEAQP; encoded by the exons ATGGCAGATAGAGAGCAACTGATCCAGAGAGCCCGTATGGCTGAGCAGGCGGAGCGGTACGATGACATGGCCTCAGCGATGAAACAG GTGACTGAGCTGAGTGAGCCTCTGAGTAACGACGACCGCAACCTGCTCTCCGTGGCCTACAAGAACGTGGTGGGGGCCCGGCGGTCCTCCTGGCGCGTCACCTCCAGCATCGAGCAGAGGGCCATGGCCGACGGCAACGACAAGAAGCTGGAGCTGGTGAAGGCCTACCGGGAGACCATCGAGAAGGAGCTGGAGACGGTCTGCCAGGACGTGCTCAACCTGCTCGACCAGTTCCTCATCAAGAGCTGCGGAGAAGACCAGCTGGAGAGCAAGGTGTTCTACCTGAAGATGAAGGGCGACTACTACCGCTACCTGGCCGAGGTGGCCACGGCCGAGAAGAAGACCTCCGCCGTGGAGTCCTCCGAGGGAGCCTACAAGGAGGCCTACGAGATCAGCAAGAGCATGGCGGCCACCCACCCCATCCGCCTAGGTCTGGCCCTCAACTTCTCTGTGTTCTACTACGAGATCCAAAACGCCCCCGAGGAGGCCTGCAAGCTGGCCAAGGAGGCCTTTGATGAGGCCATCGGACACCTGGACAATCTGAACGAGGACTCCTATAAGGACTCCACCCTCATCATGCAACTGCTGCGGGACAACCTGACCCTGTGGACCAGCGACCAGCAGGACAGCGAGGGGGGAGAGGCCCAACCCTGA